A single window of Gammaproteobacteria bacterium DNA harbors:
- a CDS encoding hypothetical protein (Evidence 5 : Unknown function), translated as MYRLDRHSFRRQSLGLEKHPRVTRFRFTSCRLPFGGLVESQTFQPAGWIPLG; from the coding sequence GTACCGTCTCGACCGTCATTCCTTTCGTCGTCAGAGCCTGGGACTGGAGAAGCATCCCAGGGTGACTCGCTTTCGCTTCACTTCTTGTCGGCTGCCTTTCGGCGGGCTGGTTGAATCTCAAACTTTTCAGCCAGCGGGATG